In Candidatus Aminicenantes bacterium, the sequence CGCGTCCAATGCGTGCCGCTCCGCGTGGGCCAGTACCGTTACGCTTCCGTCCGGATTGTTTCGCACCCAGCCCTTGATTTCCAGCTTACGGGCGGTTTGACGGGCTGTAAAGCGAAACCCCACGCCCTGGACCCGTCCGGTGACGGTGTAACAGCGTGTTTCCATGGCTGAATTTTATGGTTTCTGCGCTAAAAGAGCAAATCGGCAGTCTACAGTGAAACGTTGAAAGTCGAAAGTCTGAAGACAAGCCCCTGTGATGGCACTAAGGAGTGCTGGTGATGAGGAATGCGGCCAGGCAGTTCAGCTCAGAATTGCCTGGCTGAGCTGTGATGATGCGATTTTAAGCGCTGTGATGTGCTGGCAGGTGCTCGAAAAGCACTGTGCTTTTTTTATTCCTTCTTCTTTATTC encodes:
- a CDS encoding acylphosphatase, which translates into the protein METRCYTVTGRVQGVGFRFTARQTARKLEIKGWVRNNPDGSVTVLAHAERHALDALESFLQRGPYGARVDGVDVEIVENTDVGEEFHVRH